Part of the Periophthalmus magnuspinnatus isolate fPerMag1 chromosome 23, fPerMag1.2.pri, whole genome shotgun sequence genome, AgcatagaaaaatataaaaaaaatattgaataaaatcCTACATACCCTACCTTTAATCATTTTCAAGATTAATTTACCATTAAGTCCGGCAGTGGTGGGAGGTGCTGTGGTCTGTTTCTGTGTATCATATGAAGGACCAATGTTTCCAAGATCCTGAAGGAAAACAATAATTGATCATCGACAAGTGATATGTATCGAAGCACATTGTAAAATACTGTGAGACAATACCTGATCCAAAAGGCCAAATTTGGGGTACTCTTCTTCTGTGTCTTTGCTGCCAGGGTCAGGGTGTTCTTTTACAAGGAAAACATCTCGCTCTTTGCTCTAAATGAAAAAGACACATCACACACTATCTACTGACTTAttcaacagaaaacacaaaaacattcttTCAAGATATTGTCAGTGGTATTTGCCTAAACAATATTAGCAAAGTTATCAATAACGTTACCATTGTCTTCACAATGTTGTTGGGCCATGTTAGTTTTCCAGGCCTCTGGCGAGTTGTCATACACTCCCAGTATTTATCAATGAAAGGTATGATATccttaaaaaagtaataataatacaaagttAATgaccacaaaataataattaatgatAGAAGAACTAAGGTTCTAAGAGCCCATAATATCAATGTCGGCTATTCAATCTCCCAaataaacacaagcacaattgtAACATAAAAAAGTTATTTGCTTATGatacaaaatatttttgacattttaacacaacaAGGGTATTGATGCAAACTTAATGATTATTAGTAAtgtgtgaaataaatgaatagacTCCTTAGAACCTTGTCCTTGGAGAACATCGTCTTTGGGTGTTCATCCTGTGTCCTGGAACGCCAGGTGAGGTTAGCCAGCGCCGTGAGGCACATTTCCTTTAAATCTGGGACAGGACAAAAAGGAAATGTTGATAGAACAGTTATTTAATTggtaattatttatatatttatatatatatatatatatatatatatatatatatatatatatatatatatatatatatatatatatatatatatatatatatatatatatatatatatatatatttatttatttattttaatatatatatattttaaatgcacaTACTTGCTTGTTTTCTTAAGAAGTATGTGTTGCCACTATGGTGACATGCATTGCAATGGAAGACATAATTAGTCATAAAGGGAAGACAAGTcctgaaaagagagagaacataGCATAAGCATATCCTGAAACTTTATCGTTTGCTAGGTTGGTTTTTATTCAGCATACGCGGTGTCGATGCCAAATGTATCTGCAGTGAACCACTTCATGCACAGGGCACACTGGAGCTCCACTTCGCCCAGCTGTCTGCCACTCTCCTCATCTCCAGACCCAGTAACAGTGTCTGCCGCCTCAGAGCCTTCACCAGCCGTGTCCTAGGgttcaccaccaccaccaaccaATCAAATTAGAAATATCTGTGTCGTACAAGAAATATAGTGCTACTGACAGGGGTGTTGTTGATTTAAGGTATAATTTGTTACCATTCCTTCCTTGCCATTGGAGGATTCATTGTCCATACTGGCAGGCATTTCTCTGAATGTTGCATCactgaaagagaaaatgaataaaaccaaCATTATCCAAATGGTTAAAGGGTGTAATATGCATAAATCTTCAACCGAGAATGTACTTTCAAATAAGAGAAAACTGGCTAATAGCATTGCCAGTTATAGTAGCAGCGCTATTAGTAGCTTGTACTGTTGCATACTAGTACCACGTGTAAACACAAAGAAGGATTATAACTTATTATATTTCATTAGTACAGGGGAAACATTAAACAGTGGCATATGAATAAGACATACCCATCTGCAACCTCGCCACTTGCTCCAGATCCGATGCCCGCCTCTGGCTCAATGGTCGCCATGTTTGGTTTAAAAtcaatgaaaacaaaagaaacatccCGAGAGACAGAGACTTCCGGTTTGTGACTGGGGCTCACTAGCGCCCCTTCTGGGATCCTGTCAAAACAGCAACATTGATAAAAAAATCGTAAAAAGATGTAAATAATCAGTTGTGCAAGCACATTATGTAACAAACACTGCACTGTTATCTGTTTTGTTCCGTTTTAGTCTCACTGAACCTTAGTGAGAACAGTGGTTATGGTCAACTTGAGACAGAAAAACCTACCACGTAGATCATAAAAACATTAGGCTATAAAAAGTTGTATCTAATCTATTGGATTGAACACACATTATCATGACCGTAGATTACTGGTAGATTGTGCAGTGTCATTTAAAGCTATGAAGATTTTTAATATCTTTGCCTTAGTGTAGGTCTAGacctttttattttgccatgCTGTTTATTTTCCTCTTTGTCCTCTACATTTCAGAATATTTCGCCACATATAAATGCTCACTAATCTTGTTGGCTCATATTtacccaacaacaacaacatcatagCAAACACCATGTTGAGATCTTGGAAAACAAGGAGATGGTTGGGCTTCCTATACAAATAACATTAGTTCTATCTAACACAGTGATCTATGCATTTGGAAACGATAGGCCTTGTGCAATCAAACTATAAATGGATTTACTTataaattcaaaatgtaatctAGTTTTTTTCAGGGGAGTGCTGGTCACAGAAAGAATCCAGTTGTCCAGATTTTTAATGGAGGAGGAAAACAGGGTAGTGGGAGCAAAGGCAGACAAGGGGCAGATAAGCAAATTACACCGTTATGCTTTAGTACTATATACCAACAAACTATATGGATTTTTCACTTGAATTACATTACTGTTTTGATATATAGGCCTACATTTAGCCTGATGAGTCGACAGAAGAAACTGCAGGCTACTTCTCTGGCTCAGTTAAGTCCCAGTAACGATACATTTTTTACTCTctacttcattttattttttttttatttagatatttttaaGGTTATGAGTAAGTCTGTAAGTATCAGTAGAAAGgatgtgcatttatttatttttgttttaaatattgagATTTTTTCCAGAAGTTACATCCAAATAATTACTCAGTTCTTGAGTATTAGGCTACTTAACCCAattttaacctttttaaaaattctAATACCTAATATGAAATGCATAGTGCTGATGTATTATGCTGAATTTTCTTGGCAACAGAAAacatctgttttcacctacccccatCTCCTCCCACAACTCATGGTGTATGTAACTTGTAATTATTCAAAACATTCAGACTCTGTGTCATACATGTCTGgttaaaaataatgtatttcagATTACAATGATATTTACAACTTCATTAATAcccccaaaaacacaacatgtgATACTGAAGAGCAATCATAGCTTTTGGTTTGACAGATGTGGAGAAATTATAACTTGGGCAACCTAATTTTCCTTAAATCCCAAGTGGATATTACAGTGTACTTTCAAGTGCAAATGGCCttgtttgtattttgcttttACAGTTTACTTAGAGGAAGGCTGTAAAATCTTTTGTTGTGACATGAGACCACCCCATGTAGTTTCTTCCAAGTCAAACGTTATTTCAAAGATTGTGGGGTCGTTCAAACACCAGTAAATGTTTGTCAGATACAAAGACAAGTGTGCCAGTAAGCATCTCACAAAAGAGCAAGAGAATGCTAAAGAGCACCACTGGATGCTGCCATAAATGCCTTTAAGTCATTGTTGAGAATATAATGCTTGTGTTTTCTCCTCCCCTTATCCTGTACTGTAGGCACTACATCTGTGAGACCAAAGGTTACGACAGTGATCAGCTGGTGTTTGCCTGAGGTTATTCTGTCACAATAGCgaaaacaaagtactatatacattttttccagAAAACATTGTGATTAACAGTAATAGTGATGACCATTTTAAGCCACTCGTACTGTAACAAAGGCAATCAGCACAcccttaatattttaaattatgagCAATAAATGAATGacacaaagaaaaataataacaaaaattctGACTAATGGGCCAACTTGTGGTGAGCCTTCTTTTATTGCTCTGTATTAAGATAAAATGCAATAGTACAGCTGACAAATGTTCTTGTTTATGCTGACTTACAGTACATAGTTGAGGTTGAGAATGTTTTGCCCTAAATTGTGTGTCAGTTatgtaataacagtaataactaTTTTATCATTCCTCTATCATTATCAAGATAAAAAGCATCATTCTTGTCATTCATTCACCATGTTGACAGTGGTGGAATGTTGCTAAATACAATAAAGAGtgtaattatgtttatttatttctacatCTGACATCTCTGCTGATTAGTCTCCTCTGACTCTTTTGACTTCAGTCTGTGCTGTTTCACAAAGGCTGGGGTTAGACAGGGTCAAACATCTGCTAATTGTCCCAGTGTCCGGCCTCTCTCAGCTCAGACCTACAGCTCTGTGGTGGACTCTGCTGGAGGCGACGGTGGCAGCTGTCCCTACTTCTCCAGAGTGGATCATTTACAATCACTTTACACCGTGACCAACAACCTCGCTCATCTTTAACCACATAACTGTAATGGGATCTTAAACATTGGACTTTGTGAATTAACAGAGCTGTTCATGAGTCTAAAAGGTTCACATTATCTTTGATGTAATAATGACTTCAAAACAGGAAATAGTTTACAACCATTAGAAATATAGTTTTAAGTTGTTCAATGATCTTATAACACATGTCACTGTATGGATAGCCTAAAATCACATTagtatttaaaatgtctgcGCCAAAAAAGGCAAAATACCCAGTAATTATAGATATATTAATCCTTAAACCAACTCATAAAAACTAGGCATATACAGTTCGAAACAGAAGTTTACATATGCATAAAAAGACGCATacgctttgtttgtttttttctcactttctgatatgaaatcaaactaaacttttctgctttaggtcaattaggcttaccaaaataatttctatttgctaaatgccagaataatgagataaagattttttagataatttttactttcttcaagtcggatgtttacatacatttcattagtctTTGGTACTATTGCATTTAACCTGTATGATTTgaatcaaacattttggatatatttttctatttttccacAACTTTCTCAATAGTTGGTAGGAATTTTAGcccattcctccagacagaactggtgtaactgagccaagtttgtagacCACCTGGcctgcacatgccttttcaggtctgcccatacattttcaataggattaagATCacggctttgtgatggccactccaaaacattgaccttgttatccttaagccactttgtaaccagtttggtgGTAAGCTTCAGGTCACTGTCCATTTAGGAGACCCATGAGTGccaaagctttaacttcctggctgatgtcttgagatgctgATTCAGTATTTTCATAAAATGTTCTtccctcatgatgccatctttTTTGTAAAGTGCATCAgttcctcctgcagcaaaacaaccacaaccacaacatgatgctgccacccccgtatttcacagttgggattgTGTTCTCGGGCTTGCCAgattctcccttttctctcccaaagtaacaatgctcattatggccaaacagtaacattttagttttgtcagaccacaggacatgtctccaaaaattaaggtctttgtccatgtgtgtatttaaaactgtaatctggcttttgttatgtttcttttggcgtaatggcttcttcctgagtggcctttcagcccatgtcagtacagtcctcgttttactgtggataatgacagaCTCTTACTAGCTTCAGCCAGTATCTTCACAAggacttttgcttttgttcctgggtttatatgcacattttggaccaaagcacatctctgggacacagaacctgtctcgttcctgagcggtgtgatggctggacattcccatggtgtttatacttgcatgtaattgtttgaacagatgaacgtggcacctttaggcatctggaaattgcactcGAGGATAAaccagacctgtaacttctcttcctgatatcttggctgatttcttttgatcCAAAGGTGTgcctctaattaactcaaatgttgtcaataaacctgtcAGAAGCTGCCAAAGATAtgacatcatctgggttttcccaaattgtttaaaggcatagtaacttctgactttgaaaaaagtaatgaaaaattgtgtaaaaaacaaacaaacaaaaaaacttcttTCATTATTGTGGCATTCAGCAAatggaaataattttggtaatcctaagtaacctaaaacaggaagtgcttagtctgatttcatgtcagacagtgaggaaaaaaaaatatgtgtatgtatatttacTATGTAAACTTGAATATTTAGCCATCATCTTTAACTatggcagtggtggaacgtaatgaagtacaagtagtaaagcactgtgctaaagtacacatttttggtatttgtactttacttaagtagattttagtGGATACTTCTCACTTTTACTTCACGTTGtatgagagcaggtatctgtctactccactacatttttcaacaggactgaaaagtttgAGATCTGCCGAAAagactgaggggtttattttttaacatgtttgtagtttgagtAAATgatcaattcagttgtttctgttgaacaaaattcaccaCAAATTTTgtatcaattaaaaaaaatgatgcttcattagatctcaaaatctgataTACTTGAGTATTGTTTGCTCAGGTATTAACAaaatattcttcttcttctttcaccACTGAACTATGAGTTATGCGTGTACCCTAACCCAAAGTGAAGTTATTTTGTTCAGATTTTGTACTTTAAGCTTTAGTTAGTGCCAATAGTGTCCACTCACAGTCATGGGGCATGTCCTGACAATAGGCTATTTCCCCTTTAACTGCAGTAGTCTCCACCATCCACTTTGTGAGTgaatataaaagtatatatataaaaagtagtTATACTGAATGATATTATCTTAACAAGTAATGGTAGTTTTCATTAAGTTTTCTATCAGTAGGcacattcatttgtttaatGGTGAAAGTGCCGTGTAAAAGCGGATCAGGTGGCCCTCGTTTCTATTGCTCGCATAAAGTTGTAGTGTTTTCTAATTCAGCTCGTCTGCTTTGTGGAGATGTCAACCTCCGCAGGACAAATGGCGCTTTAGAAACCGGGACACAACACACAAGAGAGGAAAAGACGCAAACTTTCCCTTTGACGAGTCCATCAATTAACATAAGAAGGTGCGTTCACGTGTCTCACCAGCGTAAAATCTCACATTTGCAAATAATGACAAGCCAGGACACAATAACGAAcacgaagaagaagaaaggaggCACATTTTAACCAGATGCACGGCAATAAATAACCGCGTTCGTGTGCCTCCAGCTGAGAGGCTAAATTTACATTTTCAAGTGCCACACGGGGGTTCCACGGGGCAGGAGCGTGTCCGCGTGCCCCCGCCGAAATGGCACTGACTGATTgttctctttttattttaaacacttatTTGAATGGGGTTAATAGGCAGTGGCGTTTGGGACCTTCCTATAAAAGCTAAGAGTTGCTCTGGCACAGTGTCAACTGCTGAAGCCAGCGCGTGAACGCAAAGATGCAGACCGTGAAAGACGCGTGTGCGCACAGGACGTCCTTCTCCGTGGAGGACATCCTCGACCCGAGGAAATTCACGCGCAGAAGGCCGGATCAAGACGCTGCTTTGGAGATGGCAGGTATGACTATATTTTAATATAACCTAATGAATTAGGCCTACAATTACAGAAAGACATCCAGTACATTATCAGGTTTTCCACCATATCTTTGTCCAATTTTAACCACACGTGGGTACTTGTTTCTTTAGAACTTCAAACTCCAAAAGAGAACCAAGAGCCCAAGGCCTGTATGGTCCATGCCTCTTCAGATGACAGCAGCAGCCCTGACGAGGAGGAGGACCAAgatccaaaaaacacaaaaataaagaccAAGAGCCGCCGTAACCGCACTGCGTTCACGTTGGAGCAGCTTGAGATCCTGGAGCACAGTTTTCAGAGGTGCCACTATTTGTCAGTGCTGGACAGACACAACATCGCCACTCACCTGCACCTATCTGAGACACAAGTGAAGATTTGGTTCCAAAATAGGCGTACGAAGtggaagaaagagaggcagCATGGcaaggagggagaggacgaaTACAGTGCCTTCATGCCAAACTCTTCCACCTTTCATCCATCAACATTCTACAGCTCTGTGCCCTATAACACACCGTACCGTCAGCAACGTACTGCAGTCCACGTGTTTGCACCCTCACCTTTGGTGACCTACTCCTATTACTAATGATGGAcaatatctgtgtgtgtgtgtgtgggggggggggggggggggggggtatgtgggtgtgtgcggggtgtgtgtgtgtgtgtgtgtgtgtgtgtttatgtgtgtgtcaaATGGaccacaaaaatatgtttaatattttttgaatgaggatatataaattattttgcttactttgacacatttaaaatattttaaataaatttgtatAATCACATGAAAAAGGCAAATGTTATTATTGAACAACACCTAATGAACATCATGATTAAATAAAGAGACAGACAATTCTAAAATGTTACgataaaatatgataaaaatgaGGGATAAAAACTCCCATACGTCCAGACAACTGTAGCAAAACTGGTCAAAGACACACAAGTTACTATGACTATAATACTAGTTTCTATACTGTGTGAGCATTCTTCAACTACTGCCATGAAGTTCACAGAagataaactaaacaaatactTTTCTACATTTcaattgtaaaatatatatatatatatatatatatatatatatatatatatatatatatatatatatatatatatatatatatatatatatatatatatatatatatatatatatatatatatatatattccttaACTTGTTACATTCATGTCCACTTACATATGACAGACTAGTCTACTCTGTTCACTGAAACATAGGCTAATTATATTTATACTAAAAAATCTGCTcagtttttttcctcttctctttttctttgtctttattttgGTTTATGGTTTTTGTTCCTGGTTGGGCACAAGCAGCAGATATGAGATACATAGAGG contains:
- the pnx gene encoding homeobox protein pnx; this encodes MQTVKDACAHRTSFSVEDILDPRKFTRRRPDQDAALEMAELQTPKENQEPKACMVHASSDDSSSPDEEEDQDPKNTKIKTKSRRNRTAFTLEQLEILEHSFQRCHYLSVLDRHNIATHLHLSETQVKIWFQNRRTKWKKERQHGKEGEDEYSAFMPNSSTFHPSTFYSSVPYNTPYRQQRTAVHVFAPSPLVTYSYY